A DNA window from Dehalococcoidia bacterium contains the following coding sequences:
- a CDS encoding glycosyltransferase family 39 protein, with product MTAVRMHGAAIGPILVVALVLRVAWVIWIHPDPVLEGRFDDTAWYRVAAHYFANGDGYVNPYTGTPTAAWPPGYPVFLGSVFVLFGEGVYQAAAANIALSLGTIVVVYAIALRLLDRPAAIIAAVALAVWPGQIYYTSLSLSEPLFTLLFSLAVLLLVSVSATEGPAARRTVLIGFGAVVALAALTRGQALLLLPIGVVVCGLASHRWKAAIGWGMLAAFAAGVVLAPWVIRNEQKLGSPVIIATNLGPNVWIGHHQGASGGMYVAGGALPQPDRAGLSQPEIEVAADRIALRKGLAYMFTHPKDELRLAAIKLRVLYASDATALDWNSGFDRGYYGPDAVENGLRDTANVFWFTALVLGGVGFLASLSRLRDAFVLLPMLVLAWSATHLLFFGDPRFHYPIVFVVAILAARGTLVVVEAARRPLPGLRKKGYATA from the coding sequence TTGACAGCCGTCCGGATGCACGGAGCGGCCATCGGGCCTATCCTCGTCGTCGCGCTCGTCTTGCGCGTTGCGTGGGTGATCTGGATCCATCCGGATCCGGTGCTGGAAGGCCGCTTCGACGACACCGCGTGGTATCGCGTCGCCGCGCACTACTTCGCCAACGGCGATGGATACGTGAATCCATACACGGGGACGCCCACGGCGGCGTGGCCACCCGGCTACCCTGTCTTCCTGGGCAGCGTGTTCGTGCTCTTCGGCGAGGGCGTCTACCAGGCCGCCGCAGCCAACATCGCGCTGTCGCTCGGCACCATCGTCGTGGTGTATGCGATCGCGCTGCGCCTCCTCGACCGCCCGGCGGCGATCATTGCCGCTGTCGCGCTTGCCGTCTGGCCCGGGCAGATCTACTACACCTCCCTCTCGCTCTCGGAACCGCTCTTCACGCTGCTCTTCTCGCTCGCGGTGTTGCTGCTCGTGTCCGTGTCCGCGACGGAGGGTCCAGCAGCGAGACGCACCGTGCTCATCGGGTTCGGCGCCGTCGTGGCGCTGGCGGCGCTCACACGCGGCCAAGCGTTGCTGCTGCTCCCGATCGGCGTCGTCGTGTGCGGCCTTGCGAGCCACCGGTGGAAGGCGGCGATAGGCTGGGGTATGCTGGCGGCGTTTGCAGCCGGCGTCGTACTTGCGCCCTGGGTCATCCGGAATGAGCAGAAGCTCGGAAGTCCCGTGATCATCGCGACCAACCTGGGCCCAAACGTCTGGATCGGTCACCACCAGGGTGCGAGTGGCGGCATGTACGTCGCCGGCGGTGCTTTGCCGCAGCCCGACCGCGCGGGGCTCAGCCAACCCGAGATCGAAGTCGCAGCGGACAGGATCGCACTGCGGAAGGGCCTGGCGTACATGTTCACGCACCCGAAGGATGAGCTGCGTCTCGCGGCGATCAAGCTCCGCGTGCTTTACGCATCAGACGCCACGGCGCTCGATTGGAACTCGGGATTCGACCGCGGGTACTACGGTCCCGATGCGGTGGAGAACGGGCTGCGGGATACGGCGAACGTGTTCTGGTTCACGGCGCTGGTCCTCGGGGGCGTCGGATTCCTCGCAAGCTTGAGCCGGCTCCGGGATGCATTCGTGCTGCTGCCGATGCTCGTGCTCGCCTGGTCGGCCACGCATCTGCTCTTCTTCGGCGACCCGCGCTTTCACTATCCCATTGTGTTCGTCGTCGCGATCCTCGCGGCGCGCGGAACCCTCGTGGTCGTCGAAGCTGCCCGCCGGCCTCTGCCGGGCCTCCGCAAGAAGGGGTACGCTACGGCGTGA
- a CDS encoding flavin reductase family protein: MSVDPLEFRSIIGHFATGVTVITTAAGEEMQGMTANAVASLSLDPTMILVCVEKNTHTHGVLERSGVFAVNILAAHQEDVSRIFAIRAEPEINSLRGQHFLIGESGAPVLEDCLAYLECQVTQLFEGGDHSIFIGEVVAAGMVSESAPLVFYRGGYRTLAP; this comes from the coding sequence GTGTCTGTCGATCCGCTGGAGTTCCGCTCGATTATCGGCCACTTCGCCACGGGCGTGACTGTGATCACCACCGCCGCCGGCGAAGAGATGCAGGGCATGACCGCGAACGCCGTCGCGTCGCTCTCGCTGGACCCGACGATGATCCTGGTGTGCGTGGAGAAGAACACGCACACGCACGGCGTGCTCGAGCGGAGCGGCGTCTTTGCGGTGAACATCCTCGCCGCGCACCAGGAGGATGTGTCGCGCATCTTCGCCATTCGGGCCGAGCCCGAGATTAACTCGCTGCGGGGCCAGCACTTCTTGATCGGGGAGTCCGGCGCGCCCGTGCTCGAAGACTGCCTGGCATACCTGGAGTGCCAGGTGACGCAGCTGTTCGAGGGCGGCGACCATTCGATTTTCATCGGCGAGGTGGTGGCGGCCGGCATGGTGAGCGAGAGCGCGCCGCTGGTCTTTTACCGCGGCGGCTACCGCACGCTGGCCCCCTGA
- a CDS encoding MFS transporter has product MQLTRDAYLILATRTVRSFSDGFVSVLLASYLARLGFSGVRIGAITTVTLLGTAAATIVAGAIADRFGRRRLLLMASVVAAGTGLAFASTTAFVPILFIALIGTLNPSFSDVSVFLPIEQAILPETVERQRRTALFARYNLFAVLAASSGALFAGLPSLLVRVFDWDLTDAMRGMFVFYGVLALVNFAAYRALSPSIETVPGEPRAPLHRSRNIVFGLSALFALDAFAGGFIVQSMLALWLFERYGLSIGQTGVIFFVAGIFTAFSFLVAARVAERFGLINTMVFTHLPSNILLIAVALMPNVWLAVVMLLARQSLSQMDVPTRQSYVMAVVDPDERAAAASVTGVSRSLASSGSPVIAGAMLGATSFGWPLIVAGTLKSVYDLLLLRQFRAVKPDEEVISIVRV; this is encoded by the coding sequence GTGCAGCTCACACGCGATGCCTATCTGATCCTCGCCACCCGCACCGTCCGCTCGTTCTCCGACGGCTTCGTAAGCGTGCTGCTAGCGAGCTACTTGGCGCGCCTCGGCTTCTCGGGCGTGCGCATCGGCGCCATCACCACGGTGACGCTGCTCGGCACCGCCGCCGCGACGATCGTGGCGGGAGCGATCGCCGACCGCTTCGGGCGGCGGCGACTGCTGCTCATGGCGTCCGTCGTGGCAGCGGGCACGGGATTGGCGTTCGCTTCGACCACCGCGTTCGTGCCGATCCTGTTCATCGCGTTGATCGGCACGCTGAACCCATCGTTCAGCGACGTCAGCGTCTTCCTGCCGATCGAGCAGGCGATCTTGCCGGAGACAGTCGAGCGACAGCGGCGGACGGCGCTCTTCGCGCGGTACAACCTGTTCGCGGTGCTCGCGGCGTCGTCGGGCGCACTGTTCGCCGGCCTGCCATCGCTGCTCGTACGCGTGTTCGACTGGGATCTCACCGACGCGATGCGCGGCATGTTCGTCTTCTACGGCGTGCTGGCGCTCGTAAACTTCGCCGCTTATCGGGCGCTCTCGCCGTCGATCGAGACGGTGCCGGGCGAGCCGCGGGCGCCGTTGCACCGTTCCCGCAACATTGTCTTCGGCCTCTCGGCGCTCTTCGCGCTCGATGCGTTCGCCGGCGGATTCATCGTGCAGTCGATGCTCGCGCTGTGGCTGTTCGAGCGTTACGGACTGTCGATCGGGCAGACGGGCGTGATCTTCTTCGTTGCCGGCATTTTCACTGCGTTCTCCTTCCTGGTCGCCGCGCGCGTCGCGGAGCGATTCGGGCTGATCAACACGATGGTATTCACGCACCTGCCTTCGAACATCCTCCTGATCGCGGTCGCGCTCATGCCGAACGTCTGGCTTGCGGTCGTGATGCTGCTTGCGCGCCAATCCCTGTCGCAGATGGACGTGCCGACGCGCCAGTCGTATGTGATGGCCGTCGTCGACCCTGACGAGCGTGCGGCGGCCGCCAGCGTCACCGGCGTGTCGCGCAGTCTCGCGTCGTCCGGCAGCCCCGTGATCGCCGGAGCGATGCTTGGCGCGACGTCGTTCGGATGGCCGCTGATCGTCGCCGGTACGCTCAAGTCGGTCTACGACCTGCTGTTGCTGCGTCAATTCCGCGCCGTCAAACCGGACGAAGAGGTGATCTCCATCGTACGGGTCTGA
- a CDS encoding histidine phosphatase family protein, whose translation MRLVLIRHGETEHNRGQLTLGRADVPLNERGRAQARSLAASFLRAPDAIVSSPLARALDTARSIARATGATIAIDDGLIEMDVGAMEHLTSAELRAGHADFLQQWMSRDCGDARMPGGETLREVQDRAWASIERLHGEHPEGEVIVVSHNFVILMVICRALALPIADFRHIRQALAARTVIDVGERGCTLVQLNDQSHLLAAGVGGDLLHREARA comes from the coding sequence ATGCGGCTGGTCCTGATCCGCCACGGCGAGACCGAGCACAATCGTGGCCAGCTCACGCTCGGACGCGCCGATGTGCCGCTCAACGAGCGGGGGAGGGCGCAGGCACGCTCGCTCGCCGCGTCCTTCCTGCGCGCGCCCGATGCCATCGTCTCCAGTCCGCTCGCTCGCGCGCTCGATACGGCGCGCAGCATCGCTCGCGCGACCGGCGCCACGATCGCCATCGACGACGGGTTGATCGAGATGGATGTCGGCGCGATGGAACATCTCACGAGCGCGGAGTTGCGCGCGGGCCATGCGGACTTCCTACAGCAATGGATGTCGCGCGATTGCGGCGATGCGCGCATGCCGGGAGGTGAGACGCTGCGGGAGGTGCAGGACCGCGCTTGGGCAAGCATCGAGCGTTTGCACGGCGAGCACCCGGAAGGCGAGGTCATCGTCGTCTCGCATAACTTCGTGATCCTGATGGTGATTTGCCGCGCGCTCGCGCTGCCGATCGCCGACTTTCGGCACATCCGCCAGGCGCTCGCCGCTCGCACCGTCATCGACGTCGGCGAGCGCGGCTGCACCCTCGTCCAACTCAACGACCAGTCGCACCTGCTGGCCGCCGGCGTCGGCGGCGACCTGCTTCATCGCGAGGCGCGCGCGTAA
- a CDS encoding TIGR03936 family radical SAM-associated protein produces MKAQRLRVTFTRGDEMKYITHLDLMRFWERVLRRAEIPVFYSEGFSPHPQIALAAPLPVGVTSDAELMDVFLETVMLPRAFSERVTPQLTVAVQILRVEEAGLTLPSLQAEVRAAAYDVDIDAPLDAAVARAVEELLAAETFPWEHKRDEETKAYDLRALIHDITVEPGDGGLRLRMLLRADNTGSGRPEQVAAALGLPQPHRIHRTKLVLAGASAARDAWRKRGRFAG; encoded by the coding sequence ATGAAGGCGCAGCGCTTGCGCGTCACCTTCACGCGCGGCGACGAGATGAAGTACATCACGCACCTGGACCTCATGCGGTTCTGGGAACGGGTGTTGCGCCGCGCCGAGATCCCGGTCTTCTATTCGGAGGGATTCTCGCCGCACCCCCAGATCGCCCTGGCGGCGCCGCTGCCCGTCGGCGTCACCAGCGATGCAGAACTGATGGATGTCTTTCTGGAGACCGTGATGCTGCCGCGAGCGTTCAGCGAGCGGGTGACGCCGCAACTGACCGTGGCCGTACAGATTCTGCGCGTCGAGGAAGCTGGTCTGACGCTGCCGTCCCTGCAGGCGGAGGTGCGGGCCGCCGCGTACGACGTCGACATCGACGCGCCACTGGATGCTGCGGTGGCGCGCGCCGTCGAGGAGTTGCTGGCCGCAGAGACGTTTCCATGGGAGCACAAGCGTGATGAGGAGACGAAAGCGTACGACCTGCGGGCGCTGATACACGACATAACAGTTGAGCCAGGTGACGGCGGTCTTCGGCTTCGGATGCTTCTGCGCGCGGACAACACGGGGTCCGGCCGCCCCGAGCAGGTCGCCGCCGCGCTCGGGCTGCCGCAGCCTCACCGGATCCATCGTACAAAGCTCGTGCTTGCCGGCGCCTCGGCGGCGCGCGATGCGTGGCGCAAGCGCGGCAGGTTCGCCGGCTGA
- a CDS encoding hemolysin family protein, with translation MLEPLPDAGATLPLLADTSLGFPLPIAIVLFAGGLLGYAVVNAIEIAVVGSNRIRVRAAAEAGSRRAIALERLKNQQDTFFGVVVVMQNVFVFLISTTGAVIAADIFGSRWGFLAGLIAVPLISTEFGEYSPKVIASRSAERIAYLVALPIQFLVVVMKPLIAALAVVPNIFVRGQSISQTVTEAELRMLIDIGAEEGSVSEEEADLLDRVFHFHDRRVNEIMVPRPEIVWLEEEETLKDLLDTYAKSPRSRFPVYKATVDNVVGIVSIKDVLNAIARGEIQNEMPIASLIREALFIPETKLVSTLFWEMQNERQQMAIVVDEYGGVAGLVTLELLLEEMVGRVVDELGQEDAEFVAIDENTTRVDGGMSIFDLRDELGLAIPEGDYETIAGFVLDQLGHIPREGETVHYNSYRIAVSEVKGVKIESVVITKQPEPA, from the coding sequence ATGCTAGAGCCCCTGCCTGATGCTGGCGCGACGCTGCCGCTGCTTGCGGACACGTCGCTCGGCTTTCCCCTTCCCATTGCCATCGTGTTATTCGCGGGCGGCCTGCTCGGCTATGCCGTCGTCAACGCGATCGAGATCGCCGTCGTCGGTTCGAACCGTATCCGCGTGCGCGCGGCGGCCGAGGCGGGCAGTCGCCGGGCCATCGCGCTGGAACGGCTGAAGAACCAGCAAGACACGTTCTTCGGCGTCGTCGTCGTGATGCAGAACGTGTTCGTCTTCCTCATCTCGACCACCGGCGCCGTCATCGCGGCGGACATCTTCGGCAGCCGCTGGGGCTTCCTTGCCGGCCTGATCGCCGTACCGCTGATCTCGACGGAGTTCGGAGAGTACTCACCAAAGGTGATCGCGTCACGTTCGGCGGAGCGCATCGCCTATCTCGTCGCGTTGCCGATCCAGTTCCTGGTCGTCGTGATGAAGCCGCTGATTGCGGCGCTCGCCGTGGTGCCAAACATATTCGTGCGCGGTCAGTCCATTTCGCAGACCGTCACCGAAGCCGAACTGCGAATGCTGATCGACATCGGCGCGGAAGAAGGCAGCGTGAGCGAGGAAGAGGCGGACTTGCTGGACCGCGTGTTTCACTTCCACGACCGGCGCGTCAACGAGATCATGGTGCCGCGCCCGGAGATCGTCTGGCTCGAGGAAGAAGAGACGCTGAAAGACCTGCTCGATACCTACGCCAAATCGCCGCGTTCGCGGTTCCCGGTATACAAGGCGACGGTCGATAACGTCGTCGGTATCGTGAGCATCAAGGATGTCCTTAACGCGATCGCGCGTGGTGAGATTCAAAACGAGATGCCGATCGCATCACTGATCCGCGAGGCGCTTTTCATTCCGGAGACCAAACTGGTGAGCACGCTGTTCTGGGAGATGCAGAACGAACGCCAGCAGATGGCCATCGTGGTCGACGAGTACGGCGGCGTCGCCGGCCTTGTGACGCTGGAGTTGCTGCTCGAAGAGATGGTCGGGCGCGTCGTCGACGAACTGGGGCAGGAGGACGCGGAGTTCGTCGCCATCGACGAGAACACGACGCGCGTCGATGGCGGCATGAGCATCTTCGACCTGCGCGACGAGCTTGGCCTCGCGATTCCGGAAGGCGACTATGAGACGATCGCCGGGTTCGTGCTGGATCAGCTCGGTCATATTCCGCGCGAGGGCGAGACAGTGCACTACAACAGCTACCGTATCGCCGTCTCGGAGGTGAAGGGCGTGAAGATCGAGTCCGTTGTGATCACGAAGCAACCCGAGCCGGCATGA
- a CDS encoding PadR family transcriptional regulator, whose amino-acid sequence MSLKHALLGLLNYEPMTGYELKQFFDSSIEHFWNAELSQIYPTLKSLEDSEYVSKHVQVQENRPNRKIYEITEAGRDEFLRWMRTPTPPADLRDPFLIKIFLGTEIPVEDTLLLMRRQMEEHQKVIAFSETVLRPRIAHAVEHERFTTKHALYWTLTLEMALAYRRAYVEWCERAMALLEESLLDEPVERTAAPRSDAESA is encoded by the coding sequence TTGTCCCTGAAACACGCGTTGTTGGGGCTGCTCAATTATGAGCCCATGACCGGGTATGAACTCAAGCAGTTCTTCGACTCGTCGATCGAGCATTTTTGGAACGCCGAGCTGAGCCAGATCTACCCGACGCTCAAGTCGCTCGAAGATTCCGAATACGTATCGAAGCACGTGCAGGTCCAGGAGAACCGCCCGAACCGAAAGATCTACGAGATCACTGAAGCGGGCCGGGACGAGTTTCTTCGTTGGATGCGCACGCCGACGCCTCCGGCCGACCTGCGCGACCCGTTCCTCATCAAGATCTTTCTCGGGACCGAGATCCCGGTCGAAGACACGCTGCTGTTGATGCGCCGCCAGATGGAGGAGCATCAGAAGGTCATTGCGTTCTCCGAGACGGTGCTGCGCCCGCGCATCGCCCACGCCGTCGAGCATGAGAGGTTCACGACGAAGCACGCGCTCTACTGGACGTTGACGCTCGAGATGGCGCTCGCGTACCGGCGCGCGTACGTCGAGTGGTGCGAGCGGGCGATGGCGCTGCTCGAAGAATCGCTGCTTGACGAACCGGTCGAAAGGACAGCGGCGCCCAGGAGCGACGCGGAGTCCGCCTGA
- the sucC gene encoding ADP-forming succinate--CoA ligase subunit beta, whose amino-acid sequence MKIHEYQAKQILAEFGVPVPKGRVGKTPSEARAIAGELGGKVVVKAQIHAGGRGKGGGVKLANSADEAERVASQILGMQLITHQTGPEGQKVKTVLVEEQMQIERELYLAVLIDGAAGRPVMMASAVGGMDIEQVAAKTPEAIHRVTIDPVTGFQPHLARELCFALDLTGDAMKAAAKLMTGLYDAFIAKDASLAEINPLVVTADVRVLALDAKMNFDDNALFRQPEIEALRDEDEEDPSEVEAAEKGISNFIKLDGNIGCLVNGAGLAMATMDSIKLAGGEPANFLDIATANDVQKVVDALMIISRDPNVKAILVNIFGGMARVDVIAEGIIQAQRQMQKAVPVVARLAGTNVEEGERLIKESGLPLIRAEELGDAARKAVEAAKAAA is encoded by the coding sequence ATGAAGATCCACGAATACCAGGCGAAGCAGATCCTTGCGGAGTTCGGGGTGCCGGTGCCCAAGGGACGTGTCGGGAAGACGCCGTCAGAAGCCAGGGCGATCGCGGGGGAACTCGGGGGCAAGGTCGTCGTGAAGGCGCAGATCCACGCCGGCGGCCGCGGAAAGGGCGGCGGCGTCAAACTCGCGAACTCCGCTGATGAGGCAGAGCGTGTCGCATCGCAGATCCTGGGGATGCAGCTGATCACGCATCAGACGGGTCCGGAGGGGCAGAAGGTGAAGACCGTGCTCGTCGAGGAACAGATGCAGATCGAGCGCGAACTCTATCTCGCAGTCCTGATCGACGGCGCCGCCGGGCGCCCCGTGATGATGGCCAGCGCCGTCGGCGGCATGGACATCGAACAGGTCGCCGCGAAAACCCCTGAGGCGATCCATCGCGTCACCATCGACCCGGTCACGGGCTTTCAGCCGCACCTCGCGCGCGAACTGTGCTTCGCGCTCGACCTGACCGGCGACGCGATGAAAGCGGCGGCGAAGCTCATGACGGGCCTCTACGACGCGTTCATCGCGAAGGACGCGTCGCTCGCGGAGATCAATCCGCTCGTCGTGACCGCCGACGTCCGTGTGCTGGCGCTCGACGCGAAGATGAACTTCGACGACAACGCACTCTTCCGACAGCCAGAGATCGAGGCGCTGCGCGACGAGGACGAAGAAGACCCGTCGGAAGTCGAGGCCGCCGAGAAGGGCATCAGCAACTTCATCAAGCTCGACGGCAATATCGGCTGCCTGGTGAACGGCGCCGGTCTCGCCATGGCGACGATGGACAGCATCAAGCTCGCGGGTGGCGAACCGGCGAACTTCCTCGATATCGCGACGGCAAACGACGTCCAGAAGGTCGTCGACGCGCTGATGATCATCTCGCGCGACCCGAACGTGAAGGCGATTCTGGTCAACATCTTCGGCGGCATGGCGCGCGTCGACGTGATCGCGGAGGGCATCATCCAGGCGCAGCGGCAGATGCAAAAGGCGGTGCCTGTCGTCGCGCGGCTCGCGGGCACCAACGTCGAAGAAGGCGAGCGGCTGATCAAGGAGAGCGGGCTGCCGTTGATCCGCGCGGAGGAGTTGGGCGACGCCGCCAGGAAGGCCGTCGAAGCAGCGAAGGCCGCCGCGTAG
- a CDS encoding threonine synthase, which translates to MPFTKGLRCRECNREYPADPIHVCEFCFGPLEVVYDYEAMHRNVTRESIEGGPETVWRYADLLPANPEYAVDINAGFTPLVRAKNLGEELGLKNLWLKNDCANPTWSFKDRVVTIAATKAREFGFDTLACASTGNLANSVSAHAARAGLAAYVFIPSDLERGKIVGSSIYGATLVAVDGNYDDVNRLCSELADKYKWAFVNINMRPYYAEGSKTLGFEVAEQLGWRAPEHVVAPMASGSLYVKIWKGFQELAKLWLIDSVTTKMSGAQARGCSPIVTAYERGTTNIRPVRPKTIAKSLAIGNPADGYYALKVMEESGGFGVASDDDEIVAGIKLLAESEGIFAETAGGVVIAGLKKLAREGKIQPDELTVAYITGSGLKTQEAIEDHIALPLHIDPHLASFEQALGLREQERATATAS; encoded by the coding sequence ATGCCCTTCACTAAAGGCCTGCGTTGCCGGGAATGTAACCGCGAGTATCCCGCCGACCCCATCCACGTCTGCGAGTTCTGCTTCGGGCCGCTCGAAGTCGTCTATGACTACGAGGCGATGCACCGCAACGTCACGCGCGAAAGCATCGAGGGCGGACCGGAGACGGTCTGGCGCTACGCCGACCTGCTGCCCGCGAATCCCGAGTACGCCGTCGACATCAACGCCGGGTTCACGCCCCTCGTCCGTGCGAAGAACCTGGGCGAGGAACTCGGCCTGAAGAACCTCTGGCTCAAGAACGACTGCGCCAACCCGACATGGTCGTTCAAGGACCGCGTCGTCACGATTGCGGCGACGAAGGCCCGCGAGTTCGGCTTCGATACGCTGGCCTGTGCGTCGACGGGTAATCTCGCCAACAGTGTGTCAGCCCACGCCGCGCGCGCCGGCCTCGCCGCATACGTCTTCATTCCGTCCGACCTGGAGCGCGGCAAAATCGTCGGGTCGAGCATTTACGGCGCGACGCTCGTCGCCGTCGACGGCAACTACGACGACGTGAACCGCCTCTGTTCTGAGTTGGCCGACAAGTACAAGTGGGCGTTCGTCAACATCAACATGCGGCCGTACTACGCCGAAGGCTCAAAAACGCTCGGCTTCGAGGTCGCGGAGCAGCTCGGATGGCGCGCGCCGGAGCACGTCGTCGCGCCTATGGCCTCCGGGTCGCTGTACGTCAAGATCTGGAAGGGTTTCCAGGAGCTGGCGAAGCTCTGGCTCATCGACAGCGTCACCACGAAGATGTCAGGCGCGCAGGCGCGCGGCTGCTCGCCGATCGTCACGGCGTACGAACGCGGCACGACGAACATTCGCCCCGTGCGGCCGAAGACCATCGCCAAGTCGCTCGCCATCGGCAATCCCGCCGATGGCTATTACGCGCTCAAGGTGATGGAGGAGTCCGGCGGCTTCGGCGTCGCATCGGACGACGACGAGATTGTCGCCGGTATCAAGCTGCTCGCGGAAAGCGAAGGCATCTTCGCGGAGACGGCGGGCGGCGTCGTGATCGCCGGGTTGAAGAAACTCGCCCGCGAGGGCAAGATCCAGCCGGACGAATTGACCGTCGCTTACATCACGGGCTCCGGGCTGAAGACACAGGAAGCGATCGAGGACCACATCGCCCTGCCGTTGCACATCGACCCGCACCTCGCATCGTTCGAGCAGGCGCTCGGACTGCGCGAGCAGGAGCGCGCAACGGCGACGGCATCCTGA
- a CDS encoding NIL domain-containing protein, which translates to MAKQRVKFTFVQELITLPIIYELGKNFSLVTNIRRADVTEDRGWVILEIEGQMEEIERALDWVASKGVRVDPVQGDIVEG; encoded by the coding sequence ATGGCAAAGCAGCGCGTGAAATTCACGTTCGTCCAGGAGTTGATCACCCTGCCGATCATCTACGAACTCGGCAAGAACTTCAGCCTGGTCACGAACATCCGGCGCGCCGACGTGACCGAAGATCGCGGCTGGGTGATCCTGGAGATCGAAGGCCAGATGGAAGAGATCGAACGCGCGCTCGACTGGGTCGCATCGAAGGGCGTGCGTGTCGATCCGGTGCAGGGAGACATCGTCGAGGGGTAG
- a CDS encoding ubiquitin-like small modifier protein 1, which produces MAQIRIPTPLRKLTNDTEIVSADASNLGEAIDRLEGEYPGIKERICDEAGELRRFVNVYVNGEDVRFLDNLATKLSANDEVSIVPAVAGGA; this is translated from the coding sequence ATGGCACAGATCCGCATACCGACACCGCTGCGCAAGCTCACGAACGATACCGAGATCGTGAGCGCCGATGCGTCGAACCTCGGCGAGGCGATCGACCGGCTCGAAGGCGAGTACCCGGGCATCAAGGAGCGCATCTGCGACGAAGCGGGCGAACTCCGGCGCTTCGTCAACGTCTACGTCAACGGCGAAGACGTACGCTTCCTCGACAACCTGGCGACCAAGCTATCCGCCAACGACGAAGTCAGCATCGTGCCGGCGGTCGCGGGCGGAGCCTAG
- the argC gene encoding N-acetyl-gamma-glutamyl-phosphate reductase produces MKTAGILNVTGYVGAELARLLLGHPEVSLVGVTGRSAAGKRLPELFPHLWQLDMPITEELPDVDVVFSALPHAAAAEHLAPYIEAGVPVVDASADFRLKRIDDYEAHYKTTHPAPHLLSRAVFGLPELHRDEMSAAMLVAGSGCHSAGVILALAPLFAAGIIEPEVIADTKTGLSGAGRTLGLNLHFSEADENVAPYALDGHRHVPEMTQELALLAEAPVPSITFVPHYIPMTRGILSTCYARAKSGALAGGRNEISELYRDFYKDAPFVHISSTPPSTKQVLGTNYCVIHPTVNLSTGTIVVASALDNLGKGAAGNVVQCFNVMQGLPETLGLQHTALFP; encoded by the coding sequence ATGAAGACGGCCGGCATCCTGAACGTGACCGGATACGTCGGCGCCGAGCTGGCGCGGCTGCTCCTCGGCCATCCGGAGGTCAGCCTCGTCGGCGTGACTGGCCGCAGCGCCGCTGGAAAGCGCCTGCCCGAGCTGTTCCCGCACCTCTGGCAGCTCGATATGCCGATCACGGAAGAACTGCCCGACGTCGACGTCGTCTTTTCCGCGCTGCCACATGCGGCGGCGGCCGAGCACCTCGCGCCGTACATCGAAGCAGGGGTACCGGTAGTGGATGCGAGCGCCGACTTCAGGCTCAAGCGCATCGACGACTACGAAGCGCACTACAAGACGACGCATCCGGCGCCGCACCTGCTGTCGCGCGCCGTCTTCGGGCTGCCCGAGCTGCACCGCGACGAGATGTCCGCCGCGATGCTCGTCGCCGGTTCCGGCTGCCACTCGGCAGGCGTGATCCTGGCGCTGGCGCCGTTGTTCGCGGCGGGGATCATCGAACCGGAGGTGATCGCTGATACGAAGACGGGGCTTTCCGGCGCGGGCCGCACGCTGGGCCTCAACCTGCACTTCTCCGAAGCCGACGAGAACGTCGCGCCGTACGCACTCGATGGCCACCGCCACGTGCCGGAGATGACGCAAGAACTGGCGCTGCTCGCCGAAGCACCGGTGCCGTCGATCACGTTCGTGCCGCACTACATTCCGATGACGCGCGGCATCCTGAGCACGTGCTACGCGCGGGCGAAGAGCGGCGCCCTCGCCGGCGGGCGTAATGAGATCAGCGAGCTGTACCGCGACTTCTACAAGGATGCCCCGTTCGTACACATCTCCAGCACGCCTCCTTCGACGAAGCAGGTCCTGGGCACGAACTACTGCGTGATCCACCCGACCGTCAACCTGAGCACGGGGACGATCGTCGTTGCGAGCGCGCTGGACAACCTGGGAAAAGGCGCCGCGGGAAACGTCGTGCAATGCTTTAACGTGATGCAGGGGCTGCCCGAAACGCTGGGGCTGCAACACACCGCGCTCTTTCCCTAG